Proteins co-encoded in one Cercospora beticola chromosome 7, complete sequence genomic window:
- a CDS encoding uncharacterized protein (BUSCO:EOG09263PWF), whose amino-acid sequence MAIQRNKQKREAILKAGRPPLAKKTNQKKMSSKATQKTIVTFHQLQKDLAAAKAKKNTTLATIIESQLHALGGIKAYQAASIQGQSADRGGDSSLVLMKWLDSVKRDLSELRPKFKMLEVGALSTKNACSKSGCFEITRIDLNSQAPGILQQDFMQRPLPSSTSLEADEEKFDVISLSLVLNFVPSAAERGEMLRRTTEFLRQRQVEDDSDGMSSEASSETFSSSPIRTITATDESALPTSLTNYRSTLFLVLPASCVLNSRYFNDERLTLIMASLGYALLERKTSSKLVYYLWQLRDKPAPPREQNFKKLKVRDGPGMNNFHVELKPET is encoded by the coding sequence ATGGCCATCCAACGCAACAAGCAGAAGCGCGAGGCAATCCTCAAGGCCGGCCGCCCACCCCTCGCCAAGAAAACCAACCAGAAGAAGATGTCCTCCAAAGCCACCCAGAAGACCATCGTTACTTTCCACCAACTTCAAAAAGACCTCGCAGCCGCCAAAGCCAAGAAGAACACCACATTAGCAACCATCATTGAATCTCAGCTCCATGCTCTCGGCGGAATTAAAGCCTACCAAGCCGCTTCAATCCAAGGCCAGTCTGCCGACCGTGGCGGGGATTCCTCTCTGGTCTTGATGAAGTGGCTCGACTCCGTGAAGCGCGATCTCAGTGAGCTGCGTCCAAAGTTCAAGATGCTTGAGGTCGGAGCTCTGAGTACCAAGAACGCGTGTTCGAAGTCTGGATGTTTCGAGATCACTCGGATCGATCTCAATTCTCAGGCACCGGGTATCTTGCAGCAGGATTTCATGCAGAGACCGCTGCCTTCTAGCACCTCATTGGAAGCTGACGAGGAGAAATTCGATGTGATCTCGCTGAGTCTGGTGTTGAACTTCGTACCTTCGGCTGCAGAGAGAGGAGAAATGTTGCGGCGGACGACCGAATTcctgcggcagcggcaggtaGAGGACGACTCCGATGGAATGTCCTCAGAGGCATCGTCAGAGACTTTCTCCTCATCACCCATTCGAACGATAACTGCAACAGACGAGAGCGCCCTCCCTACTTCTCTGACGAACTACCGCTCgaccctcttcctcgtcctgccGGCTTCATGTGTGCTCAACAGCAGGTACTTCAACGACGAACGTCTCACTCTCATCATGGCTTCTCTGGGCTATGCCCTGCTCGAGCGCAAGACAAGCTCCAAGCTAGTCTACTACCTCTGGCAGCTACGCGACAAGCCAGCTCCTCCGCGTGAGCAGAacttcaagaagctcaaagtcCGAGATGGACCGGGCATGAACAACTTTCACGTCGAGTTGAAGCCAGAGACTTGA
- a CDS encoding uncharacterized protein (CAZy:AA11), with product MLATQFLAALAATLATSRAHMFILSPQPIEGTDSKSPLDPSGVQFPCQGAVLPASGGQKMEAGSTQKLAFNLGGGANTAVHGGGSCQLSITYETDPAKQKDPANWHVIYSIEGGCPTDAAGNLANAVECTEGSTDTACVNEFPFTVPKGVKDGHAIMAWTWFNNVGNREMYMNCANVEFTGGDGSEVESFPQLFVANQAGIGECPTTENFNVKFPNPGKYVTTKTEGGTYPLAVPTGPGCAAGGSGSSQASPSPFVAPVPVPSPESPAPQAPASSTQAPPPATPAPAVPAPTVSSGKCLEGEVQCSTPGAMVCVDAEHFGICDIEGCAIPQAVAPGTHCVNGQIMRRKAKRGQHGKGHKRHVGQMRMD from the coding sequence ATGCTCGCAACACAATTCCtcgcagctcttgctgcaACGCTCGCCACATCTCGAGCACACATGTTCATTCTTTCGCCTCAACCAATTGAAGGAACCGACTCGAAATCCCCGCTTGACCCGTCAGGCGTACAATTCCCCTGCCAAGGTGCAGTGCTCCCAGCTTCGGGAGGTCAGAAGATGGAGGCAGGATCCACCCAGAAGCTGGCCTTCAACCTCGGTGGCGGCGCGAACACCGCTGTACACGGAGGAGGTTCCTGTCAGCTCTCCATCACGTACGAAACAGATCCGGCGAAGCAAAAGGATCCGGCCAACTGGCACGTGATCTACTCGATCGAGGGAGGCTGTCCGACCGATGCCGCTGGCAATCTGGCAAACGCCGTCGAATGTACTGAGGGAAGCACGGATACCGCTTGTGTAAACGAGTTCCCATTCACGGTTCCCAAAGGTGTCAAGGATGGACACGCCATCATGGCCTGGACATGGTTCAACAACGTCGGAAACCGCGAGATGTACATGAACTGTGCAAACGTCGAATTCACTGGAGGAGACGGATCAGAAGTCGAAAGCTTCCCACAACTCTTCGTCGCCAATCAAGCCGGAATTGGAGAATGCCCAACGACCGAGAACTTTAACGTCAAATTTCCAAACCCAGGCAAGTACGTCACAACGAAGACCGAGGGCGGAACATACCCACTCGCTGTACCTACAGGACCTGGGTGCGCTGCAGGAGGCTCCGGCAGCTCTCAAGCTTCGCCATCACCATTCGTTGCACCAGTACCAGTACCATCTCCTGAGTCTCCTGCACCTCAAGCACCCGCTTCTTCGACTCAAGCACCCCCGCCAGCGACACCAGCTCCAGCCGTACCCGCTCCGACAGTCAGCTCCGGCAAGTGTCTCGAAGGCGAAGTCCAATGCTCCACCCCTGGCGCCATGGTCTGCGTAGATGCCGAGCACTTCGGCATCTGTGACATCGAAGGTTGCGCCATTCCCCAGGCTGTCGCGCCAGGCACACACTGTGTCAACGGACAGATCATGAGGAGGAAGGCTAAGCGCGGACAACACGGAAAGGGGCACAAGCGCCACGTCGGGCAAATGAGAATGGACTAG
- a CDS encoding uncharacterized protein (BUSCO:EOG09263WLB) yields MSYYYDNNDPLAMYRAGVMGRGVGGRPRRFDEYYRCYPIAMMPGPERDAANHGGKMFLPASALDKLTQLHIEYPMLFELINGSKETKTHAGVLEFTAEEGRCYLPFWMMQTLMLEPGDLIQTKSTSLPPGRFIKLQPQSINFLDISDPKAVLEQAFRGFSCMSKGDVFTFSYNDTVYEIAVLEVKPENDKTAISVQETDLEVDFAPPIGYEEPKLSGTSTPHSINSKMGQMGGGMHVQGSMAQAINYNAIKPDSDQAAKGHEKASSHFSGAGQRLVAKKGKGTAATPASTPGTSTPISNAGGGVAIPGMAPRSTKHRNGPQPLRLPPNKLFFGYEIKPVPNKDGQQSEEEQSKKQNFEGQGNTLRKKK; encoded by the coding sequence ATGTCGTACTATTACGACAACAACGATCCCCTCGCAATGTACCGCGCCGGCGTCATGGGCCGTGGCGTTGGCGGGCGCCCTCGCCGCTTCGACGAATACTACCGCTGCTATCCTATCGCCATGATGCCTGGTCCTGAGCGCGACGCCGCCAACCACGGCGGCAAAATGTTCCTACCAGCCTCAGCTCTCGACAAACTCACGCAACTCCACATCGAATATCCTATGCTCTTCGAGCTGATCAACGGCTCAAAAGAGACAAAAACACATGCTGGTGTACTCGAGTTCACAGCGGAAGAGGGTCGATGCTATCTTCCCTTCTGGATGATGCAGACACTCATGCTGGAGCCGGGCGACCTGATTCAGACCAAGAGCACGAGTCTGCCGCCTGGACGCTTCATCAAGCTTCAACCACAATCCATCAACTTCCTCGACATCTCCGACCCGAAAGCCGTGCTAGAACAGGCATTCCGTGGCTTCAGCTGTATGAGCAAAGGCGACGTCTTCACTTTCAGCTACAACGACACTGTCTACGAAATCGCAGTATTGGAGGTGAAGCCAGAGAATGACAAGACCGCAATCAGTGTACAAGAGACGGATTTGGAGGTCGACTTCGCGCCACCTATCGGATATGAAGAGCCAAAGCTCAGCGGAACGAGCACGCCACACAGCATCAACTCGAAGATGGGACAAATGGGCGGAGGCATGCATGTGCAAGGCAGCATGGCGCAAGCGATCAACTACAACGCCATCAAGCCAGATTCAGATCAAGCAGCAAAGGGCCACGAGAAGGCGAGCTCACATTTCAGTGGTGCGGGGCAGAGATTGGtcgcgaagaagggcaaagGCACAGCAGCGACACCTGCGTCGACCCCGGGAACAAGCACGCCGATTTCGAACGCTGGAGGCGGAGTCGCGATTCCGGGCATGGCCCCGAGATCCACGAAGCACCGCAACGGACCGCAACCACTTCGTCTCCCACCcaacaagctcttctttgGCTACGAGATCAAGCCGGTGCCGAACAAGGACGGGCAgcagagcgaagaagagcagagcaagaagcagaattTCGAGGGTCAAGGCAACACACTGCGAAAGAAGAAATGA
- the RPL23A_2 gene encoding 60S ribosomal protein uL23 (BUSCO:EOG092657YR): MAPKAAIKGKSSKPSAKASAAAKATLRGVNSHKVTKVRKSTTFHQPKTLTLSRAPKYPRRSIPRQPRLDAGKVIIHPLNTESAMKKIEENNTLVFIVDVKANKRQIKEALKKLYDVDTVKINTMIRPDGSKKAFARLTADVDALDIAATKLAIV, from the exons ATGGCACCAAAGGCAGCAATCAAGGGCA AGTCCAGCAAGCCATCTGCAAAGGCTTCGGCCGCCGCAAAGGCTACGCTGCGCGGA GTCAACTCGCACAAGGTCACCAAAGTCCGAAAGAGCACCACCTTCCACCAGCCAAAGACCCTCACGCTCTCGCGTGCGCCAAAATACCCACGCCGATCGATCCCACGCCAGCCTCGCCTCGATGCCGGCAAGGTCATCATCCACCCTCTCAACACTGAGAgcgcgatgaagaagatcgaggagAACAACACCCTCGTCTTCATTGTGGACGTCAAGGCCAACAAGAGGCAAATCAAGGAGGCTCTTAAGAAGCTTTACGACGTGGATACCGTCAAGATCAACACCATGATCCG ACCAGACGGCTCCAAGAAGGCTTTCGCCCGCCTGACCGCTGATGTCGACGCCCTCGACATTGCTGCCACCAAGCTTGCCATCGTCTAA
- a CDS encoding uncharacterized protein (BUSCO:EOG09263ULA) produces the protein MSRDINNSKAQPPAPTPQNTPANNAPISSHAQAPNLTSLKEEDLDRAAAASIFAQNPRLVSMMQNKLSGLIGKSSGYVESLPAPVRRRVAGLKGVQKEHSKLEAQFQEEVLELEKKFFAKFTPLYEKRAKIINGEAEPTDAEVEAGEEDDEEDEEAEEAKAEADKNAQGADAAKGIPEFWLSSMKNSSLAETITDRDEEALKFLTDIRMEYLDRPGFRLIFEFSENPFFSNKTLSKTYYYQEENGYGGDFIYDHAEGDKIDWKAGQDLTVKVESKKQRNKNTKQTRIVKKTIPTPSFFDFFNPAVPPADDDEEIDDDIEAKLELDYQLGEDIKEKLIPRAIDWFTGEALQFEQGFDDFDEDDFEDEDDEDEDEDDRDEDDEDEDEDEEEGGKPKQEAAECKQS, from the exons ATGTCGCGAGATATCAATAACAGCAAGGCCCAGCCGCCTGCGCC AACGCCGCAGAATACCCCCGCCAACAATGCCCCTATCTCATCGCACGCTCAGGCACCCAACCTTACGAGCCTGAAGGAAG AGGACCTTGACCGCGCAGCAGCCGCATCCATCTTCGCTCAGAACCCTCGTCTGGTCTCGATGATGCAGAACAAGCTGTCTGGCCTGATTGGCAAGTCGAGTGGGTACGTCGAGTCACTGCCAGCGCCAGTGCGAAGACGTGTCGCTGGTCTCAAGGGCGTGCAGAAAGAGCACTCCAAGCTTGAGGCGCAGTTCCAGGAGGAGgttctcgagctcgagaagaagttcttcGCCAAGTTTACCCCACTGTACGAGAAGCGTGCGAAGATCATCAACGGCGAGGCCGAGCCCACTGATGCCGAAGTCGAGGCcggcgaggaagacgacgaggaagatgaagaggcggaagaagccaaggcagaggcagacaaGAACGCTCAGGGTGCAGATGCTGCAAAGGGTATCCCAGAGTTCTGGCTGAGCTCGATGAAGAACTCATCGCTTGCCGAGACCATTACCGACCGCGACGAGGAAGCACTCAAGTTCCTCACTGACATCCGCATGGAGTACCTCGATCGCCCTGGCTTCCGCTTGATCTTCGAGTTCTCCGAGAACCCATTCTTCAGCAACAAGACCTTGTCCAAGACATACTACTATCAAGAAGAGAACGGCTACGGTGGTGATTTCATCTACGACCATGCCGAGGGCGACAAGATCGACTGGAAGGCCGGTCAGGACTTGACGGTCAAGGtagagagcaagaagcagaggaaCAAGA ACACCAAGCAGACCCGCATTGTCAAGAAGACGATTCCAACACCAtcattcttcgacttcttcaacccCGCAGTGCCTCCggctgacgatgacgaggagatcgacgacgacatcgaAGCCAAGCTTGAGCTCGACTACCAGCTCGGCGAGGacatcaaggagaagcttATCCCACGTGCGATTGACTGGTTCACTGGTGAGGCTCTTCAATTCGAGCAAGgcttcgatgacttcgacgaggacgacttcgaagacgaggacgatgaggatgaggacgaggatgaccgcgacgaggatgatgaggacgaggacgaagatgag GAGGAGGGTGGCAAGCCAAAGCAGGAGGCTGCTGAGTGCAAACAGAGCTAA